Proteins from a genomic interval of Mycolicibacterium madagascariense:
- the mobF gene encoding MobF family relaxase: protein MVMTLHKLTAGDGYLYLVRQVAAADSTERGRSTLADYYSAKGESPGRWMGRGLAALSDTGRCEVSPQAREELWTVDEGSGVSESQMRNLYGVGLHPNADAISTYVNGRGAGPERAAGRLGRKFRVVDGEPEFARRLAVAFRDHNAETGAHWNAAIDPEIRAQIRTRVALDLFSEEYGRPPSDDRELSGFIARNTRAATTAVAGYDLTFSPVKSVSALWAIAPLSVSEQVEAAHDAAVADVLEWLQDQATFTRTGAGGIAQVDTEGLIAAAFTHRDSRAGDPDLHTHVAISNKVSYVDANGVRRWLALDGQPLHRVTVAASELYNTRLEAHMIERLRVGFVEQSRGRGKRPVREVDGMSAELMARWSSRRVAIEARTAELAKAFQAAHGREPTNTEIIALAQQATLESREAKHEPRSLAEQRHVWRTQAVEVMGRDGVHTMLAGVLTGPHRARSAPVVDREWITSRAGELIATVAESRSTWQPHHVRAEALRIARTHGVGHDVALVERLTETALGEGFSVPHARVADAELDEPVALRRRDGASVYSRHGVQLYTNRETLAAERRILDAVHRCDGRAATPADVELALADSAARGRTLNPGQTALVSEMATSGRRVALALAPAGTGKTTAMAALAHAWRSSGGHVIGLAPTADAAIVLGQDLGATTDTLDKYVFCADPDKAAAFGVPGWFDEVGPDTLIVVDEAGKAATAGLDAMITDALRKGASVRLVGDDGQLSSISAGGVLRDIAEATDALTLSEVVRFKSPAEAAAGLALHDADPAGIGFYIDHHRVHVGTDETAADMAYEAWRADLAAGADSILLAPTNDVINALNARARDDRLADDPEAARAATVVLADQLHASVGDTIRTRKNARWIRIGRNDFVRNGYRYTITEVLGDGGVKARHLRSGRIVTLPADYIAEHVTLGYAATIDSAQGLTAGGRDTTGTCHIVGSDALTRQHLYVAMTRATDENHLYLSTAEGDPHRLLSPKATHPDTAVDVLARTLARDGAQVSASTEARRAEDPATRLQAAADMFYDALGVAAESQLGAGARDRLDAIADGVIPRLSEREAWPVLRRNLSVLALGGADPRELLVEALAKGSVDDAADPAAVLDHRIDPAGTHSAGIGVLRWLPAIPPALADDPQWGAYLARREQLVGGLADQIRERARAWTNGTAPAWARPLITVNPALTAEIAVFRAAVGVDDADTRLTGARQYPVRTRDVQATLQRYAAADIGRRSADTTRWNELLDAIDPRVRSDAYWPQLAAQLAQATRTAPDLRQIITTAARQGPLPDELPAAALWWRIAGALSPTATLATTHSRLRPAWIVDVDAVFGAALTETITSDPAWPGLVAAIGAADPRKWTPRDLLHVAAEHLADAADADHPIPPGDYARLITYTVDAFTHRLHARFGIDDADLPTPEEAPPHPDEEALYPPDPESPYPDVDEPSPFDDYFDTTAPDDWLEYGPDEFDGLQFEEFTANRPTPELGITMELVNELQQEYREVCANLKTLSTDIRAGNGPAMRALADALLKMRQQVDADRPYALALAAVMEQWADADAAYNDMLRMVEHARNRLDLLRADPDVDELDLASARQDVTFYTGLLPDQPPALQFQQALADAQAARTAAAGGGKIVTEHDIQAARADAEREDLSARAQLRDRRQELRRELGRAERDVAAAFAAGQTATSATLEQLLDSARDEVALLQVAGGVDLTRTPLDIPAAALAAHDPYTAEQLKALAAQPYRLSVTRADAADHDTAAALYTLRSTANAADRKVLWLSATDSAAASARDAELADTITTVGHAHQQVSNQQWALPPGAVVVIDDPAAAEPGHLVDIARHAAAADARVILLEPRTIRGPSESAMQLLAHSLPWHTTLTVAPAEPTDLLLEPVPAVALADRLGRTHLSEPWRHVLAQYDGAARAVRAAHRRHLALGWRTPGPEVDSPEHALGAGIDD, encoded by the coding sequence ATGGTGATGACGCTGCACAAGCTGACCGCCGGGGACGGATACCTGTACCTGGTGCGGCAGGTCGCTGCCGCCGACAGCACCGAGCGGGGCCGCTCCACGCTGGCCGACTACTACTCGGCCAAGGGCGAATCGCCGGGCCGGTGGATGGGCCGCGGCCTGGCCGCGCTGTCGGACACCGGGCGCTGCGAAGTGAGTCCGCAGGCCCGCGAGGAACTTTGGACGGTCGATGAGGGGTCGGGCGTCAGTGAATCGCAGATGCGCAACCTCTACGGGGTGGGGCTGCACCCCAACGCCGATGCCATCTCGACCTACGTCAACGGGCGCGGTGCGGGCCCCGAACGGGCCGCCGGACGCCTCGGACGCAAATTTCGCGTGGTCGACGGCGAACCGGAGTTCGCGCGCCGATTAGCGGTCGCGTTCCGCGACCACAACGCCGAAACCGGCGCACATTGGAACGCCGCCATCGACCCCGAGATCCGCGCGCAGATCCGCACCCGCGTGGCGTTGGATCTGTTCTCCGAGGAGTACGGCCGCCCACCGTCCGACGACCGGGAACTGTCGGGATTCATCGCCCGCAATACGCGCGCGGCCACCACCGCCGTCGCGGGCTACGACCTGACGTTCTCACCTGTGAAATCAGTCTCGGCGCTGTGGGCCATCGCCCCGCTGTCGGTGTCCGAGCAGGTCGAAGCCGCCCACGACGCCGCGGTCGCCGACGTGCTGGAGTGGTTGCAGGATCAAGCCACGTTCACCCGTACCGGCGCCGGGGGTATCGCCCAGGTAGACACCGAGGGGCTGATCGCCGCCGCGTTCACCCATCGCGATTCGCGTGCCGGTGATCCCGATCTGCACACTCACGTTGCGATCTCCAACAAGGTCTCCTACGTGGACGCCAACGGCGTGCGCCGGTGGCTCGCGCTGGACGGTCAACCGCTGCACCGGGTGACGGTGGCGGCCTCGGAGTTGTACAACACTCGGCTCGAAGCGCACATGATCGAGCGCCTCCGGGTGGGCTTCGTCGAGCAGTCCCGCGGGCGGGGAAAACGACCGGTCCGCGAAGTCGACGGAATGTCGGCGGAGCTGATGGCGCGGTGGTCGAGCCGGCGCGTGGCGATCGAGGCGCGTACCGCCGAATTGGCCAAGGCGTTTCAGGCCGCTCACGGACGCGAACCCACCAACACCGAGATCATCGCGCTGGCCCAACAGGCGACGTTGGAATCGCGCGAAGCCAAGCACGAACCGCGCTCGCTGGCCGAGCAGCGCCACGTATGGCGCACGCAGGCCGTGGAGGTCATGGGGCGCGATGGCGTGCACACGATGCTGGCCGGTGTTCTGACCGGTCCCCACCGCGCCCGCAGCGCCCCCGTCGTCGACCGGGAATGGATCACGTCGCGTGCTGGCGAACTGATCGCCACCGTGGCCGAATCACGGTCCACCTGGCAGCCGCATCACGTGCGCGCCGAGGCGCTGCGCATCGCGCGCACCCACGGGGTGGGGCACGATGTCGCACTGGTCGAACGTCTCACCGAAACCGCTCTTGGAGAGGGCTTCTCGGTGCCGCACGCGCGGGTGGCCGATGCTGAGCTGGACGAGCCTGTCGCATTGCGTCGCCGCGACGGTGCCAGCGTCTATTCGCGCCACGGCGTGCAGCTCTACACCAACCGCGAAACGCTCGCCGCTGAGCGCCGCATTCTGGACGCGGTGCACCGCTGCGACGGCCGCGCCGCCACGCCCGCCGATGTGGAGTTGGCGCTTGCGGATTCGGCGGCACGAGGACGCACGCTCAACCCCGGCCAGACCGCACTAGTGTCGGAGATGGCGACCTCGGGGCGCCGTGTCGCACTCGCGCTCGCGCCGGCCGGAACGGGCAAGACCACCGCCATGGCCGCCCTGGCTCATGCGTGGCGCAGTTCGGGTGGCCACGTCATCGGTTTGGCCCCCACCGCCGACGCGGCGATCGTGCTCGGGCAGGACCTCGGAGCCACCACCGACACCCTCGACAAGTACGTCTTCTGCGCCGACCCGGACAAGGCCGCAGCCTTCGGTGTTCCCGGCTGGTTCGACGAGGTGGGTCCGGACACGCTCATCGTCGTCGACGAGGCCGGAAAGGCCGCCACCGCGGGCCTGGACGCGATGATCACCGACGCGTTGCGCAAGGGTGCGAGCGTGCGGCTGGTCGGTGACGACGGCCAGCTGTCGTCCATCTCGGCCGGTGGTGTCCTGCGTGACATCGCCGAGGCCACCGACGCGCTGACCCTCAGTGAGGTCGTGCGGTTCAAGTCGCCGGCCGAGGCCGCGGCCGGGCTCGCGTTGCACGACGCCGACCCCGCGGGCATCGGCTTCTACATCGACCACCACCGCGTGCACGTCGGCACCGACGAGACCGCCGCCGACATGGCGTACGAGGCGTGGCGGGCCGACCTCGCCGCCGGCGCCGACAGCATCCTGCTCGCCCCCACCAACGACGTCATCAACGCGCTCAACGCGCGCGCCCGCGACGACCGATTGGCCGACGATCCCGAGGCCGCACGGGCGGCCACGGTCGTGCTGGCCGACCAGTTGCACGCCAGCGTCGGAGACACAATCCGCACCCGCAAGAACGCTCGCTGGATTCGCATCGGGCGCAACGACTTCGTGCGCAATGGCTACCGCTACACCATCACCGAGGTCCTCGGCGACGGCGGCGTGAAGGCCCGCCACCTGCGCAGCGGACGCATCGTGACGCTGCCCGCCGACTACATCGCCGAACACGTCACGCTCGGCTACGCCGCGACCATCGACTCCGCTCAGGGTCTGACCGCCGGTGGGCGCGACACCACGGGCACCTGCCACATCGTGGGCTCCGACGCGCTGACCCGCCAGCACCTCTACGTGGCCATGACCCGCGCGACCGACGAGAACCACCTGTACCTGTCTACCGCCGAAGGCGATCCGCACCGGTTGCTGTCTCCCAAGGCCACCCACCCCGACACCGCCGTCGATGTCCTGGCCCGCACGCTGGCCCGCGACGGTGCCCAGGTGTCGGCCAGCACCGAAGCCCGCCGCGCAGAAGATCCCGCGACGCGGCTGCAGGCCGCGGCCGACATGTTCTACGACGCCCTCGGCGTGGCCGCGGAAAGCCAGCTGGGCGCCGGTGCGCGCGACCGGTTGGACGCCATCGCCGACGGGGTGATCCCCCGCCTCAGCGAGCGTGAAGCCTGGCCGGTGCTGCGCCGCAACCTGTCCGTCCTGGCCCTGGGGGGTGCCGACCCCCGCGAGCTGCTGGTCGAAGCGCTGGCCAAGGGCAGCGTCGATGACGCCGCCGACCCGGCCGCGGTCCTCGATCACCGCATCGACCCCGCCGGCACGCACTCCGCGGGCATCGGCGTGCTGCGCTGGCTTCCCGCGATCCCGCCGGCCCTGGCCGACGACCCCCAATGGGGTGCCTACCTGGCTCGGCGTGAGCAACTGGTCGGTGGCCTAGCCGACCAGATCCGTGAGCGTGCGCGGGCCTGGACCAATGGCACCGCCCCCGCGTGGGCGCGGCCCCTGATCACGGTGAATCCCGCGCTGACCGCCGAAATCGCCGTGTTCCGCGCCGCGGTGGGCGTGGACGACGCCGACACGCGTCTCACCGGAGCGCGGCAGTACCCCGTGCGGACCCGCGACGTGCAGGCCACCCTGCAGCGCTACGCCGCGGCCGACATCGGGCGGCGCAGTGCCGACACGACGCGCTGGAACGAACTCCTCGACGCGATCGACCCGCGCGTGCGCTCGGATGCGTACTGGCCACAGCTGGCCGCCCAACTCGCCCAGGCCACTCGCACCGCTCCTGATCTGCGGCAGATCATCACCACCGCTGCGCGCCAGGGCCCGTTGCCCGACGAGCTGCCCGCTGCAGCACTGTGGTGGCGCATCGCGGGCGCACTGTCGCCGACCGCCACGTTGGCCACCACGCATTCGCGCCTACGGCCCGCCTGGATCGTCGATGTCGACGCGGTGTTCGGGGCGGCGCTGACCGAGACCATCACCTCCGACCCGGCCTGGCCGGGGCTGGTTGCCGCCATCGGCGCCGCTGACCCGCGCAAGTGGACACCGCGGGACCTCCTCCACGTCGCCGCCGAGCATCTCGCCGACGCCGCCGACGCCGACCACCCCATTCCCCCCGGCGACTACGCGCGGCTGATCACCTACACCGTCGATGCCTTCACCCACCGGCTGCACGCGCGGTTCGGCATCGACGACGCGGACCTTCCCACCCCCGAGGAGGCACCGCCGCACCCCGACGAGGAAGCGCTGTACCCGCCCGACCCGGAAAGCCCCTACCCCGACGTCGATGAACCGTCACCCTTCGACGACTACTTCGACACCACGGCCCCCGACGACTGGCTCGAATACGGGCCAGATGAATTCGACGGACTGCAATTCGAAGAATTCACAGCAAACCGCCCCACACCGGAATTGGGCATCACCATGGAATTGGTCAATGAATTGCAACAGGAATACCGCGAGGTCTGCGCAAACCTGAAAACCCTCAGCACGGACATTCGCGCCGGAAACGGTCCAGCCATGCGCGCACTGGCCGACGCGCTGCTCAAAATGCGCCAGCAGGTCGACGCCGATCGTCCATACGCCCTCGCCCTGGCCGCGGTCATGGAGCAGTGGGCCGACGCCGACGCCGCCTACAACGACATGCTCCGCATGGTCGAACACGCCCGTAACCGGCTCGACCTGCTGCGGGCCGACCCCGACGTCGACGAACTCGACCTCGCCTCAGCCCGTCAAGACGTCACGTTCTACACCGGCCTGCTGCCCGATCAGCCGCCGGCACTGCAGTTCCAGCAGGCCCTAGCCGACGCGCAAGCCGCGCGCACCGCGGCCGCAGGCGGCGGCAAGATCGTCACCGAACACGACATCCAGGCCGCGCGCGCCGACGCCGAGCGTGAAGACCTGTCTGCCCGCGCGCAGCTGCGCGACCGTCGCCAGGAACTGCGCCGCGAACTCGGACGCGCCGAGCGCGACGTCGCCGCCGCCTTCGCCGCCGGCCAGACCGCGACCTCCGCGACGCTTGAGCAGCTGCTGGACTCGGCGCGTGACGAGGTGGCGCTGCTGCAGGTGGCCGGCGGCGTCGACCTCACCCGCACGCCCCTGGACATTCCCGCGGCGGCCCTAGCCGCCCACGATCCCTACACCGCCGAGCAACTCAAAGCCCTGGCCGCGCAGCCGTACCGGCTCAGTGTCACCCGCGCCGACGCGGCTGATCACGACACCGCCGCGGCGCTCTACACCCTGCGCAGCACCGCTAACGCCGCCGACCGCAAAGTGCTCTGGCTCTCGGCCACCGACTCGGCGGCGGCTTCGGCGCGCGACGCCGAGCTCGCCGACACCATCACCACGGTCGGCCACGCTCACCAGCAAGTCAGCAACCAGCAGTGGGCACTGCCGCCGGGAGCCGTCGTCGTCATCGACGATCCCGCCGCCGCCGAGCCCGGCCACCTCGTCGACATCGCACGCCACGCCGCGGCCGCGGACGCCCGCGTGATCCTTCTAGAGCCCCGGACCATACGCGGGCCCAGCGAGTCGGCCATGCAGCTGCTCGCCCACTCCCTGCCCTGGCACACCACGCTCACCGTTGCGCCCGCCGAGCCCACAGATCTGCTGCTCGAGCCGGTGCCGGCGGTTGCCCTGGCCGATCGCCTCGGCCGCACGCACCTCAGCGAACCGTGGCGGCACGTGCTCGCCCAGTACGACGGCGCAGCGCGCGCCGTGCGGGCGGCGCACCGCCGCCACCTCGCCCTGGGGTGGCGCACACCCGGCCCGGAGGTCGACAGCCCCGAGCACGCGCTGGGCGCGGGCATCGACGACTAG
- a CDS encoding ATP-dependent DNA ligase — MRSSVCSPPRIERLAEVQSTRRANLIADRGDVVTFSRNGADVSLTFPELASVSQAVGGRAVVLDGEIVALDAQGRPSFTRLQRRWPQNRRPKPHLLRSVPVQLIAFDVLSVDGRDLTDEPYVKRREVLESLIVEETGVVTVPKAFFGVPAADMLEVAAQHHMEGIVSKRVDSPYREGRSPWWVKSPVRRTAELAVVAFAGPPGRVGALLVAGHRDDGVLELAGQVGTGFSAVMRRHLFEVLHPLVRGVPSVVNPPVDDQGWRWVEPRHVGEVAFREWTPAQGLRHASWKGLREADVLATRLPSVI, encoded by the coding sequence ATGCGATCCTCCGTCTGCAGCCCTCCTCGCATCGAGAGGCTCGCCGAAGTTCAGTCAACTAGACGGGCCAACCTGATAGCCGATCGAGGCGACGTCGTCACGTTCTCGCGCAATGGTGCCGATGTGTCGCTGACGTTCCCGGAGCTGGCTTCGGTGAGCCAGGCCGTGGGCGGCCGCGCGGTAGTGCTCGACGGCGAGATCGTGGCCCTCGACGCACAGGGGCGCCCGTCGTTCACGCGGCTGCAGCGCCGATGGCCTCAAAATCGGCGGCCAAAGCCCCATCTACTCCGCTCGGTTCCCGTGCAGCTCATAGCTTTTGACGTTCTCTCGGTCGACGGCCGGGATCTCACTGACGAACCCTACGTCAAGCGCCGCGAGGTCTTGGAGTCGTTGATCGTCGAGGAGACCGGGGTGGTAACGGTGCCCAAGGCGTTCTTCGGTGTGCCGGCCGCGGACATGCTGGAGGTAGCCGCTCAGCACCATATGGAGGGCATCGTGTCCAAGCGGGTGGACTCCCCATATCGGGAGGGCCGCTCGCCGTGGTGGGTGAAAAGCCCGGTGCGACGGACTGCGGAGCTTGCGGTGGTGGCGTTCGCGGGGCCGCCGGGGCGAGTGGGGGCGCTGTTGGTGGCCGGGCACCGCGACGACGGTGTATTGGAGCTGGCCGGGCAGGTCGGCACGGGGTTCAGCGCGGTGATGCGCCGACATCTGTTCGAGGTTCTGCACCCCCTCGTGCGCGGGGTGCCCTCGGTGGTGAATCCGCCGGTCGACGACCAGGGTTGGCGGTGGGTTGAGCCCCGGCACGTGGGGGAGGTCGCGTTTCGCGAGTGGACGCCGGCGCAAGGCCTCCGGCACGCCAGCTGGAAAGGCTTGCGTGAGGCCGACGTGCTCGCGACCCGGCTGCCCTCGGTGATCTAG
- a CDS encoding tyrosine-type recombinase/integrase: MVFPDAEHRGATSYLRELAASDCSPLTIRSYAFDLLRWFRFLHERLISWERAERVDVRAFVEYLRETPNPQRLRRRPDGPLPGSVNAVTGKSELTVKYAARTINHQLSVLFGFYDHACAANLGPLVNPVPAQRTRGGGRPYAHHNPMQDFVIHKRANYRQKTPRPVWRGIPDEAATTLFAALRSHRDRALVSFYLSSGVRASELLGLCHGDLDAGRYTITVTSKGSRAREVVPASVDSFVWLALYLAEQQPPMSPGGPVWWTRRSKSAPLNYHAMRAVLRRANDALGTNWSLHDFRHTAAARLLADPAFTLVDVQTVLRHASVTTTQIYAQPRLEDLVGKVLEHYARPPTSTPTIEPSYDAAAVRELLGLPPS, encoded by the coding sequence GTGGTCTTCCCCGACGCGGAGCACCGTGGGGCGACGTCGTACCTGCGGGAGCTCGCGGCATCGGATTGCAGTCCACTCACGATTCGAAGTTACGCGTTCGATTTACTGCGGTGGTTCCGGTTCCTGCATGAGCGTCTGATCTCGTGGGAGCGAGCCGAGCGCGTCGATGTCCGCGCATTCGTCGAGTATCTGCGCGAGACGCCGAATCCGCAGCGTCTGCGCCGGCGACCGGACGGGCCTCTGCCCGGCTCCGTCAATGCCGTGACCGGCAAGTCCGAGCTGACCGTGAAGTACGCGGCACGCACGATCAATCATCAGTTGTCGGTATTGTTCGGGTTCTACGATCACGCCTGCGCGGCCAACCTGGGACCTCTGGTCAACCCGGTACCAGCACAACGGACTCGCGGAGGCGGACGTCCGTACGCGCACCACAATCCCATGCAGGACTTCGTGATTCACAAGCGTGCGAACTACCGGCAGAAGACGCCGCGCCCCGTCTGGCGGGGGATCCCGGACGAGGCCGCCACCACGTTGTTCGCAGCGTTGCGCAGCCACCGCGACCGGGCTCTGGTCAGCTTCTACCTGTCGTCGGGAGTCCGGGCTTCGGAGTTGTTGGGACTGTGTCACGGCGACCTCGATGCCGGCCGTTACACGATCACGGTCACCAGCAAGGGCAGTCGGGCGCGGGAGGTGGTGCCGGCATCGGTGGACTCCTTCGTGTGGCTGGCGCTCTATCTCGCTGAGCAGCAGCCGCCAATGAGTCCGGGCGGTCCGGTGTGGTGGACACGGCGATCCAAGTCGGCACCGTTGAACTATCACGCTATGCGCGCGGTGCTTCGCCGGGCGAATGACGCGTTGGGAACGAACTGGTCGCTTCACGATTTCCGTCACACGGCGGCGGCGCGATTGCTCGCCGACCCGGCGTTCACGTTGGTCGACGTACAGACGGTGCTGCGGCATGCCAGCGTCACGACCACACAGATCTACGCCCAGCCGCGGCTGGAGGATTTGGTCGGCAAGGTGCTCGAGCACTACGCCCGTCCGCCAACATCGACGCCGACTATTGAACCGAGCTATGACGCGGCCGCGGTCCGCGAATTGTTGGGACTTCCGCCGTCGTGA
- a CDS encoding tyrosine-type recombinase/integrase has translation MSFSGDTWEQRWLASGSDAAPRTWMDHQDLPHYDHWSPTLMGMNSLLQLRVLRPSYSWMLDSRAKVNTARFLDVNGGSALAELRQLPEYQAAMHRHRRDAEAGLARVMIRTGQTIEQITGDDLLYYADVVQTSGRARREHLLWELLVRLGPLAAEAPTLRAAWSAKGNTRQHSAATLVDRYGIPPSGVRDLLVDYLEEIRPGMDYGSLDSLAYRLVRLFWWEVLQINPQQADLQLSAEVTTTWRERLALTTDGRERRETHSILFAIRGFYRDLAEWSHDDPVRWGVWVAPCPVPRSLSRAAAKYKRRQRSQMQSRTRMLTPLLPTFLTAVNKHKQRSALFLQEARAAGDHDEFVVDGFTFVRDSPPERLAVLERARVWARLAPGQPRPLWIRGVAQRIDVTSVEEDGFWCWAVAETLRHTGIRIEELMELTQLSLRHYTASTTGTLVPLLHIVPSKTDCERLIPMTPELVQILLEVLRRAKDGHDHVPLSVRYDVTEKMHGQPFPHLFSRKVGVRQEVLSGQYLRSILNHLAVVAGLSDAGQPIRFTPHDFRRLFATDAVNNGLPLHIAAALLGHLDLDTTRGYTAVFPEHLIAAHQAFIERRRQLRPSGEDRVAEDDEWSEFENHFLLRRVALGECHRPYGTACVHEHACTRCRFLRVDPAQLGRIDEMTENAEQRLVEAKDRAWLGEVAALEESIKHLRIRQAEAHQRLSQGSNLFTTQEPQ, from the coding sequence ATGAGCTTTTCCGGTGACACGTGGGAACAACGGTGGCTGGCCAGCGGCTCGGACGCCGCGCCAAGGACCTGGATGGACCATCAGGACCTTCCGCATTACGACCACTGGTCACCCACGCTGATGGGAATGAACTCGCTACTGCAACTCCGGGTGCTACGACCTTCCTACAGCTGGATGCTCGACTCCAGAGCAAAGGTCAACACCGCTCGATTCCTCGACGTCAACGGTGGCAGCGCCCTCGCCGAGTTGCGGCAGCTACCCGAGTACCAAGCAGCGATGCATCGTCATCGGCGCGACGCCGAAGCAGGGCTGGCCAGGGTGATGATCCGCACCGGTCAGACCATCGAGCAGATCACCGGGGATGATCTGTTGTACTACGCCGACGTGGTGCAGACCTCCGGACGCGCACGTCGCGAACACCTCCTTTGGGAATTGCTGGTGCGACTTGGGCCACTGGCCGCGGAAGCTCCGACGCTGCGAGCCGCGTGGTCGGCAAAGGGCAACACCCGTCAGCATTCGGCCGCCACCCTCGTCGACCGGTACGGAATCCCACCCTCGGGCGTGAGGGATCTGCTGGTGGACTATCTCGAAGAGATCCGCCCTGGCATGGACTACGGCTCACTGGACAGCCTGGCCTACCGACTGGTGCGTCTGTTCTGGTGGGAGGTCCTGCAAATCAACCCGCAGCAGGCCGATTTACAGCTGTCGGCAGAGGTCACCACCACGTGGCGCGAGAGACTGGCGCTGACGACTGACGGGCGTGAACGTCGGGAAACCCACTCGATCCTGTTCGCCATCCGTGGCTTTTACCGCGATCTGGCCGAGTGGTCGCACGACGATCCCGTGCGCTGGGGCGTGTGGGTGGCGCCGTGCCCAGTCCCGCGGTCACTCAGTCGTGCAGCGGCCAAATACAAACGGCGCCAAAGAAGTCAGATGCAGAGTCGCACCCGCATGCTCACGCCGTTGCTGCCGACGTTCCTGACAGCGGTTAACAAACACAAGCAGCGCAGTGCGCTGTTCCTGCAGGAGGCTCGAGCAGCCGGCGACCACGATGAGTTCGTGGTCGACGGATTCACGTTCGTGCGGGATTCGCCGCCGGAGCGACTGGCCGTCCTGGAACGGGCTCGCGTGTGGGCCCGGCTCGCTCCGGGTCAACCACGGCCGCTGTGGATCCGCGGAGTGGCGCAACGCATCGACGTCACCTCGGTGGAGGAGGACGGGTTCTGGTGTTGGGCTGTCGCGGAAACACTGCGTCACACGGGTATTCGAATCGAAGAACTCATGGAGCTGACGCAGCTGTCCCTGCGCCACTACACCGCATCGACGACAGGGACGCTGGTTCCGCTGCTGCACATCGTGCCCAGCAAGACCGACTGCGAGCGGCTCATCCCGATGACTCCCGAGCTGGTGCAAATCCTGTTGGAGGTGCTCCGGCGAGCCAAGGACGGGCACGACCACGTGCCATTGTCGGTGCGCTACGACGTCACCGAGAAGATGCACGGACAACCGTTTCCGCACTTGTTCTCTCGCAAGGTCGGAGTGCGTCAGGAAGTGCTATCCGGGCAGTACCTGCGCAGCATCCTCAACCACCTAGCCGTGGTAGCCGGACTCAGCGATGCCGGTCAACCAATCCGATTCACGCCACATGATTTTCGACGCTTGTTCGCCACCGATGCGGTCAACAATGGTTTGCCGCTGCACATCGCCGCTGCACTGCTGGGCCACTTGGACCTCGACACCACCCGCGGATACACCGCGGTGTTCCCCGAGCACCTCATCGCCGCTCACCAGGCGTTCATCGAACGCCGACGGCAGTTGCGCCCGAGCGGTGAAGACCGGGTCGCCGAGGACGACGAATGGTCGGAGTTCGAAAACCACTTCCTGCTGCGCCGAGTGGCGCTCGGCGAATGTCACCGCCCGTACGGAACGGCGTGCGTGCACGAACACGCCTGCACTCGATGCCGGTTCCTGCGCGTCGATCCCGCCCAGTTGGGCCGCATCGACGAGATGACCGAGAACGCCGAGCAGCGCCTCGTCGAGGCCAAGGACCGTGCGTGGCTCGGCGAGGTCGCCGCGCTAGAGGAAAGCATCAAGCATCTCCGCATCCGACAAGCCGAAGCGCATCAACGACTTTCGCAGGGAAGCAACCTGTTCACCACACAGGAGCCACAATGA
- a CDS encoding ATP-dependent DNA ligase: protein MKLPVMPPVPPMLAKSVPTIPPDASYEPKWDGFRSICFRDGDDVELGSRNERPLTRYFPELVTAVTAELPERCVIDGEIIIPTNHGLDFEALQQRIHPADSRVRMLAKKTPASFIAFDLLALGDEDYTRRPFTERRAALVEALAHSGPSIHLTPTTTDLTTARRWFEEFEGAGLDGVIAKPLTITYQPDKRVMFKVKHQRTADCVVAGYRVHKSSDEAIGSLLLGLYTNDGTLASVGVIGAFPMAKRRQLFTEMQPLVTNFDDHPWNWAAHDAGERTPRKNEASRWNAGKDLSFVPLRPERVVEVRYDHMEGERFRHTAQFNRWRTDRDARSCTYAQLEQPLTFALGDILPGLAT, encoded by the coding sequence GTGAAGCTGCCCGTCATGCCGCCGGTCCCGCCGATGCTGGCCAAGTCGGTCCCGACGATTCCACCCGACGCGTCATACGAACCCAAGTGGGACGGCTTCCGATCGATCTGCTTTCGCGACGGCGACGACGTCGAGCTGGGCAGCCGCAACGAGCGGCCTCTGACCCGGTACTTTCCCGAACTGGTCACCGCGGTCACCGCCGAGCTGCCCGAGCGCTGCGTCATCGACGGCGAGATCATCATCCCCACCAACCACGGGCTGGACTTCGAGGCGCTGCAACAACGCATCCACCCGGCCGATTCGCGGGTGCGGATGCTCGCCAAGAAGACTCCTGCATCGTTCATCGCGTTCGATCTCCTGGCCCTGGGCGACGAGGACTACACCCGAAGGCCCTTTACCGAGCGCCGCGCCGCACTCGTCGAAGCCTTGGCCCACTCCGGTCCCTCAATCCACCTCACACCAACGACCACCGACCTCACGACCGCCCGACGGTGGTTCGAAGAATTCGAAGGAGCCGGTCTCGACGGAGTGATCGCCAAACCGCTGACGATCACCTACCAGCCCGACAAACGCGTCATGTTCAAAGTCAAGCATCAGCGGACGGCCGACTGCGTCGTAGCCGGCTACCGCGTGCACAAGTCCAGCGACGAAGCGATCGGCTCACTGCTGCTAGGTCTCTACACGAATGACGGCACCCTCGCCTCGGTCGGCGTGATCGGTGCGTTCCCCATGGCCAAGCGGCGGCAGTTGTTCACCGAAATGCAGCCGCTGGTAACCAATTTCGATGACCACCCGTGGAACTGGGCCGCGCACGACGCCGGCGAACGCACCCCTCGCAAGAACGAAGCCTCCCGATGGAATGCGGGCAAGGACCTCTCGTTCGTGCCGTTGCGACCCGAGCGGGTGGTCGAGGTCCGCTACGACCACATGGAAGGGGAACGGTTTCGCCACACGGCCCAATTCAATCGCTGGCGAACCGACCGCGATGCGCGCTCGTGCACCTACGCCCAACTCGAGCAACCACTGACGTTCGCCTTGGGCGACATTCTCCCTGGGCTTGCCACCTAG